From the Bdellovibrio sp. ArHS genome, one window contains:
- a CDS encoding ABC transporter substrate-binding protein: MSETMPDGGAVFYSLKKVLEKKGYGVKVVFAPSWIRAKMNAVKDPKFDGYAPVRTVEYTDQFIFTKLFFKSPWLIVERKDRPIVWNKIADLGKYTAGNIQGVELRDGIKELAEAGKIRIENVGTPLSNFLKVATQRVDFAFSDELVFRYTMGIEPELKPYRDILQLNAKPIVVDSYGIALRKKPEFRELIKYIELHETDFAKYTEEYLTSLLPKTP; encoded by the coding sequence ATGAGTGAAACAATGCCAGATGGTGGTGCTGTATTTTACAGTCTAAAAAAAGTCCTAGAAAAAAAAGGCTATGGTGTAAAGGTGGTTTTTGCACCGTCATGGATTCGCGCAAAAATGAATGCGGTGAAGGACCCGAAGTTTGATGGATATGCCCCTGTACGTACGGTCGAGTACACGGACCAGTTTATTTTTACTAAGCTTTTTTTTAAAAGCCCTTGGCTTATCGTAGAACGAAAGGACCGTCCTATAGTATGGAATAAAATCGCGGATCTTGGAAAATACACGGCTGGAAATATTCAAGGTGTCGAGCTGCGCGATGGAATCAAGGAGTTGGCTGAGGCCGGAAAAATTAGAATTGAAAATGTTGGTACACCTTTAAGCAATTTTTTGAAGGTGGCGACCCAAAGGGTGGATTTCGCATTTTCTGACGAACTGGTTTTTCGCTACACAATGGGAATAGAGCCCGAACTTAAACCCTATCGAGATATTTTGCAGCTGAATGCCAAGCCCATTGTCGTTGATAGTTATGGAATAGCTTTACGAAAGAAGCCTGAGTTCCGAGAGCTGATTAAATACATCGAACTTCACGAGACGGATTTTGCTAAGTACACAGAAGAATATTTGACCAGTCTTCTTCCCAAAACGCCTTAG
- a CDS encoding DEAD/DEAH box helicase: protein MYKLRPYQHEAVQATLKHFRKEKTPAVVVLPTGAGKSLVIAELARLAKGRVLVLAHVKELVEQNHAKYISFGLKAGIYSAGLQRKDIEEKVIFGSIQSIARAPDDFFNNFSLLVIDECHRVSVQGETQYFQVISKLQKANSDICILGLTATPYRLGLGWIYEYSEPAKTLQTDEERFFKKCIYELTIRYMIRHKYLTMPVKIDSPVACYDFSSLKIHGTSYVAAQVEAILKDQSRITPLIIKNIIDMAKDRQGVMIFTSSVTHAIEIMKNLPPYVAALVVGDTPGPDRDEIIEAFKNRKLKYLVNVSVLTTGFDAPHVDVIAILRPTESVSLYQQIVGRGLRLSQGKTDCLILDYTGQGHDLFSPEIDDDKPSAASEIVEVPCPECGVINHFWGLRDHEGQVKEHFGRKCKGAFEDPVTHERAPCGFLFRFKRCDKCGAENDIAARKCKSCENVLVDNDKKLKEAMSLKDAHVLQVETMTFSKGHDKKGRDRLEIRYYDHSAQFLTEYFYLHSRADCHAFYFNFIRMHSRLPERKISVRNIDEVLQQSSLFRKPLFVVARKQKHYWVIREKIFE from the coding sequence GTGTATAAACTACGCCCTTATCAACACGAGGCCGTTCAGGCCACGTTGAAACATTTTAGAAAAGAAAAAACGCCTGCCGTGGTGGTCCTTCCCACAGGCGCTGGGAAGAGTCTGGTGATTGCTGAACTGGCCAGATTGGCAAAAGGGCGGGTGCTGGTTCTGGCGCATGTGAAAGAGCTCGTTGAGCAAAATCATGCGAAGTATATTTCTTTCGGACTCAAAGCCGGTATCTATTCTGCGGGTTTGCAGCGCAAGGATATTGAGGAAAAAGTCATCTTCGGAAGCATTCAGTCCATTGCACGGGCACCCGACGACTTCTTTAACAATTTTTCTCTTTTAGTGATCGATGAGTGTCATCGTGTTTCAGTGCAGGGTGAGACTCAATATTTTCAAGTTATTTCAAAACTGCAAAAAGCCAATTCGGACATCTGTATTCTGGGATTGACGGCGACGCCTTATCGGCTTGGGCTGGGATGGATCTACGAATACAGTGAGCCCGCGAAAACATTGCAAACGGACGAAGAGCGTTTCTTTAAGAAGTGCATTTATGAACTTACGATCCGGTATATGATCAGGCATAAATATCTGACAATGCCAGTGAAGATTGATTCACCGGTGGCCTGCTATGACTTTTCCAGTTTGAAAATTCATGGAACTAGCTACGTTGCGGCGCAGGTGGAAGCAATTTTAAAAGATCAATCGCGCATTACCCCCTTGATTATAAAGAACATCATCGACATGGCCAAAGACCGTCAAGGTGTTATGATTTTCACAAGCTCTGTGACTCATGCCATTGAGATCATGAAGAACCTTCCTCCTTATGTGGCGGCCCTTGTTGTGGGGGACACCCCAGGTCCGGATCGTGACGAAATCATTGAGGCTTTTAAAAACCGCAAGTTGAAGTATTTGGTCAATGTCTCTGTTTTAACTACGGGGTTTGATGCACCTCATGTGGATGTTATTGCGATTCTTCGTCCGACCGAATCCGTCAGTCTTTATCAGCAAATTGTTGGACGTGGATTGCGATTGTCCCAGGGCAAAACAGACTGTCTTATTTTAGATTACACCGGGCAGGGGCATGATTTGTTTTCTCCCGAGATCGACGATGATAAACCGTCCGCCGCTTCTGAAATTGTTGAGGTGCCCTGCCCTGAGTGCGGAGTCATCAATCACTTTTGGGGACTTCGCGATCATGAAGGTCAAGTGAAAGAACACTTTGGCAGAAAGTGTAAAGGCGCTTTCGAAGATCCTGTGACCCATGAAAGAGCGCCCTGCGGCTTTCTTTTTCGCTTCAAACGTTGTGATAAGTGTGGCGCTGAAAACGACATTGCCGCTCGCAAATGCAAATCCTGTGAAAATGTTTTGGTCGACAACGATAAAAAGCTGAAAGAGGCGATGTCTTTAAAAGATGCCCATGTTTTACAAGTTGAAACCATGACCTTTAGCAAAGGGCATGACAAAAAAGGTCGAGATCGATTGGAGATCCGCTACTACGATCACAGTGCGCAGTTTCTGACAGAGTACTTCTATTTGCACAGTCGTGCTGACTGCCACGCATTTTATTTCAATTTTATTCGAATGCACAGCCGTCTTCCTGAAAGAAAGATTTCGGTGCGAAACATCGACGAGGTTCTTCAGCAAAGTTCGCTGTTTCGCAAACCTTTGTTCGTAGTGGCTCGAAAGCAGAAGCATTACTGGGTGATCCGCGAGAAAATTTTCGAATAG